The segment CCTCACCGGTTATCTGCGCGAGCACCAAATCACCGGGATCGTGATGGGCTCGTTCATCCCCGGATTCGCGGAGATCGCGTTGAACTGGGACGATTATGCCGTGTGCAAGATTCACTCGCGGCACACCGAGCCGGCGGCCACGGTCGTCGGCAACGACCAGCTCCGCGAGGTGCGGCTGGCGTTTCGCCGGCTCGCCGCACTCGGCTACGAGCGCATCGGGCTCGCGGTCGGCCGCTCCGACGAGGATGCGTGTGGCCACCGGCATACCGCCGGCTATCTGATGGAAGAGGCGTCGCTGCCGCTCGAGCGGCGCGTGCCGCCGCTGCTGTTTCCCTACAACCTCAGCGAATCGGCGCTCGGCGGCATGATCGCGCGCTGGGTGCGACGCCACCGGCTCGACGCGGTGCTGTGCAATTGGGCGACGATCCGGACCATGCTTGAGCGCGAGGGGCTGCGCGTGCCCGACGATGTCGCCTGCGCCAGCCTGTGCATCTGCGATCCGCTCTCCGCGGCGATGGCCGGCGTCCGGCCGTATCTCAATCTCGTCGGCGAGCGCGCGGTCTCGATCGTGGTGGCG is part of the Opitutus terrae PB90-1 genome and harbors:
- a CDS encoding LacI family DNA-binding transcriptional regulator — encoded protein: MSLTSPNDSASSRRPTLKDVAREAGYHITTISLALRQHPSIPEATRKRIQEIADRIGYERNPVYHALSRFRQQGTVCAPAPRIAYLENFGLGSGNQRSPHLQAILDGACRQAELLGYQIDPLAVGEDDHDSRSLTGYLREHQITGIVMGSFIPGFAEIALNWDDYAVCKIHSRHTEPAATVVGNDQLREVRLAFRRLAALGYERIGLAVGRSDEDACGHRHTAGYLMEEASLPLERRVPPLLFPYNLSESALGGMIARWVRRHRLDAVLCNWATIRTMLEREGLRVPDDVACASLCICDPLSAAMAGVRPYLNLVGERAVSIVVAQLKTSERGLPEFPSSIYVQSVWQDGDSAPRRN